Below is a genomic region from Candidatus Cloacimonadota bacterium.
GGAACAGGATTAGCTCTCTGGTTTGGTGGAGAAGGTGTAATTTCTGGAGTTGTAACTTACGGAACCTTGGTAGCATTCATTTCTTATTCAGTTCAATTCTTTGAACCCCTGGGAGAAATGGCACGAGTTTTTGCAGAATTACAAAATGCTCAAGCTTCTGCCGAGAGGATCTTTTCGATGATCGATGAGGTTCCTCAGATCAAAGATAATTCTCAGGTAACCAGAGAATTCGGAGATATCATGAATTCCAAAGAAGAAAACTGGCCTGATATCAATGGTGATATTAGTTTCGAAGATGTGACTTTCAGTTACAAAGAAGGTGAGAATATTCTGGAAAAATTCCAACTGGATATTAAAGCAGGTGAAACAATTGCTCTGGTTGGTGAAACCGGATCAGGAAAGAGCACAGTTGTAAATCTGGCTTGCCGTTTTTATGAACCTACAATTGGATCTATTAAGATCGACGGAGTTGACTATCGCGAGAGATCGATGCTGTGGCTTCATTCCAACCTGGGTTACGTGTTGCAGACGCCGCATCTTTTTAGTGGAACTATCAAAGAAAACATTGCTTATGGCAGATTGGATGCAACTGATGAAGAGATCATCGCAGCAGCAAAACTGGTTGATGCACATGAATTTATCATGAATATGGAAAAAGGTTATGATTCGGAAGTTGGAGAAGGTGGAGCAAAGCTTTCTACTGGTGAGAAACAGTTGATCTCCTTTGCCAGAGCCATTCTGGCAGATCCTCGTATTTTCGTGCTGGATGAAGCGACATCATCTGTGGATACAGAAACCGAACAGCTGATCCAGAAAGCGATCCATACTGTGTTGGAAGGTAGGACCAGCTTTATTATTGCGCATCGTCTTTCCACAATTCGTTCTGCAGACCGCATTCTGGTTATCGGGAATGGCAAGATAACTGAACAGGGAAATCATCATGAACTGATCAAACAGAAAGGTAATTATTACAATCTGTACACAAACCAGTTCATGGAAGAGCAGGAAAGCATGTTACTGAATGCATAACGCAAACATCTTGTTTGCGACAACCCTGAAAAGCTCTCTTCCGGGAAATCTTTCGATTGAGACTTTCGGGGTTTGGTAAAAAATTGGTTAACCTTGAAAGTGCTAAGTGGGAAGTAGTTTTGAAAGAAGCCTTTTCAAGGTTACAGAAACTGGAGTCATGTAACGAGAATAG
It encodes:
- a CDS encoding ABC transporter ATP-binding protein/permease, which gives rise to MNHAFEEREYNKRFDLALWKKLLTFCKPYKKKLFLLAFFMLSLAGIDVLFPLMSKYAIDNFVVPKSTDGITIYALVFLAMVAIQALNIFFFINIAGKIEMYLTYDIRKKGFLHLQELSFNYYDKTPVGWLMARMTSDSQRLGSFISWGLVDMVWGFSMMVLIAVILLVMNLKLALITLTVVPVLVVMSIYFQKKILKAYRKVRKTNSKITGAFNEGISGAKTTKTLVREAANLKEFQVHTTDMYSSSVRAAVFSSLYLPAILTLGSIGTGLALWFGGEGVISGVVTYGTLVAFISYSVQFFEPLGEMARVFAELQNAQASAERIFSMIDEVPQIKDNSQVTREFGDIMNSKEENWPDINGDISFEDVTFSYKEGENILEKFQLDIKAGETIALVGETGSGKSTVVNLACRFYEPTIGSIKIDGVDYRERSMLWLHSNLGYVLQTPHLFSGTIKENIAYGRLDATDEEIIAAAKLVDAHEFIMNMEKGYDSEVGEGGAKLSTGEKQLISFARAILADPRIFVLDEATSSVDTETEQLIQKAIHTVLEGRTSFIIAHRLSTIRSADRILVIGNGKITEQGNHHELIKQKGNYYNLYTNQFMEEQESMLLNA